Proteins found in one Thermodesulfobacteriota bacterium genomic segment:
- a CDS encoding HAD family hydrolase — MVKAIIFDFDGTLAPLNLDFSHLRREVLKIAYQYLPPEALNSFNDMPVLEMIYELEGVLEERGQEFKDQAFLKLNELEIEAAKKKALFPYTRRVLNYLNGKSIRIGIITRTCMGAVTQVFPDFEDYVSAVITREHVRRVKPHPEHILKILQILCVHAYDAMVVGDHVTDIIGGKLAGTKTAAVLTGRTERDEFLKLEPTYILNDISEILEIV; from the coding sequence GTGGTAAAAGCAATAATCTTCGATTTTGACGGTACTCTTGCGCCTCTTAACCTCGATTTTTCACATCTGAGGCGGGAAGTACTAAAAATAGCATATCAATACTTACCGCCAGAGGCTCTGAACTCTTTTAACGATATGCCAGTCCTTGAAATGATATATGAACTTGAAGGAGTGCTCGAAGAAAGGGGTCAAGAGTTCAAAGACCAAGCCTTTTTGAAGCTTAACGAGCTGGAAATTGAGGCCGCGAAGAAAAAGGCACTTTTTCCTTACACCCGCCGTGTCCTCAATTATCTTAACGGGAAATCCATAAGAATCGGTATAATAACTCGCACGTGCATGGGTGCCGTAACTCAGGTCTTTCCTGATTTCGAAGATTACGTAAGTGCAGTCATAACGAGGGAGCATGTGCGGAGGGTTAAACCCCACCCGGAGCACATACTGAAAATTCTTCAAATCCTTTGCGTTCATGCGTATGATGCGATGGTTGTGGGTGACCACGTAACAGACATAATTGGAGGTAAGCTTGCGGGCACGAAGACAGCAGCAGTTCTTACAGGAAGAACTGAAAGAGACGAATTTTTGAAACTAGAACCGACCTATATACTAAACGATATAAGTGAAATCCTAGAGATCGTTTGA
- the serA gene encoding phosphoglycerate dehydrogenase — translation MVKVLIADDLSEKALEILKENNFEFDIKTGLKGEELRAIIGNYDALIVRSATKVTKDVIEKADKLKIIGRAGIGVDNVDVAAATEKGIIVMNTPQGNALAAAEHTIGLIFAAARKIAQADRTMKEGKWEKKKLMGIEIYGKTLGIIGIGNIGSLVAEKALGLGMRVIAYDPYVSREYAEAKKVELVDFETLLRESDIITIHVPLSKETKNMINKEAIEKMKDGVILVNVARGSIVNEKDLLDALNSGKVSYAALDVFEVEPPPPSDPLVLSEKTVCTPHLGASTVEAQDKVAIDIANQIVEYFKYGVIKNSVNAPSVSMETAKEIAPYLALSENLACLLGSITEFPIKEISIDYIGEVSRLETRVLTQGILKNILSPQIEGVNYVNAPLVAKSRNIKVIESKIGEHHDYVSLVVITVKENGRSNSVEGTLLGKKEPRLIKVNNIYVEADIKGGTFLFVYNYDRPGVIASISSVFHKKGINIGSMHFGRESKGGVAISLLGLDEEIDDTIIKEIEALPNILKVKKIEFPVRKLR, via the coding sequence ATGGTGAAGGTTTTAATCGCCGACGATCTTTCTGAAAAGGCATTGGAGATACTAAAAGAGAATAATTTCGAGTTTGACATAAAGACTGGACTTAAAGGCGAAGAGCTAAGAGCCATAATCGGAAATTACGATGCTCTCATTGTGAGAAGCGCAACGAAAGTGACAAAAGATGTTATAGAAAAGGCGGATAAATTAAAAATAATAGGAAGGGCGGGTATCGGCGTTGACAACGTCGATGTGGCGGCAGCTACAGAAAAAGGAATAATAGTCATGAACACACCACAAGGAAATGCTTTAGCCGCAGCCGAACATACAATCGGGCTTATATTCGCCGCCGCAAGAAAGATAGCGCAGGCCGATAGAACAATGAAAGAAGGAAAATGGGAAAAGAAGAAACTTATGGGTATAGAGATATACGGTAAGACACTAGGTATTATAGGGATTGGAAACATAGGTTCCCTTGTCGCTGAAAAGGCGTTAGGACTTGGCATGAGAGTGATAGCTTACGATCCATACGTTTCAAGAGAATATGCTGAGGCAAAGAAAGTCGAACTCGTGGACTTCGAAACACTCCTTAGAGAGAGTGACATAATAACGATCCACGTTCCCCTTTCCAAGGAAACGAAAAATATGATCAATAAAGAGGCCATCGAAAAGATGAAAGATGGGGTAATACTTGTTAATGTCGCAAGGGGTTCGATCGTTAACGAAAAGGACCTTCTTGATGCCTTAAACAGCGGAAAAGTGTCTTACGCAGCACTGGATGTATTCGAGGTAGAGCCCCCGCCTCCTTCTGACCCGCTCGTCCTTTCGGAGAAGACCGTTTGTACTCCTCATCTTGGAGCATCGACAGTGGAAGCCCAGGACAAGGTTGCAATAGACATAGCGAATCAGATAGTTGAGTATTTCAAATATGGAGTCATAAAGAACAGTGTGAATGCCCCATCCGTAAGCATGGAGACGGCAAAAGAGATCGCTCCTTATCTTGCCCTTTCAGAGAATCTTGCCTGTCTTTTAGGATCTATAACAGAGTTTCCGATAAAGGAGATATCTATCGACTACATTGGAGAAGTTTCAAGGCTGGAGACCAGGGTTTTAACTCAGGGCATCCTAAAAAATATACTTTCACCTCAGATAGAAGGAGTGAACTACGTTAACGCGCCTTTAGTGGCGAAAAGTAGAAACATCAAAGTAATAGAATCGAAAATAGGGGAACATCACGATTACGTCTCCTTAGTCGTTATAACAGTGAAAGAGAACGGACGTTCAAACAGTGTTGAAGGAACGCTTTTGGGGAAAAAAGAACCAAGGCTTATAAAGGTGAATAACATTTATGTGGAGGCGGATATAAAGGGAGGAACTTTCCTTTTCGTTTATAACTACGATAGACCAGGTGTGATAGCAAGTATTAGCAGCGTATTTCACAAAAAAGGAATAAACATCGGATCGATGCATTTTGGTAGGGAATCGAAAGGAGGGGTTGCCATATCCCTTTTGGGTTTGGATGAAGAAATCGATGATACGATCATAAAAGAGATAGAAGCCCTACCCAACATTTTGAAAGTTAAAAAGATCGAATTTCCCGTCCGGAAGCTAAGGTAG
- a CDS encoding prepilin-type N-terminal cleavage/methylation domain-containing protein, with protein MITAKRKSNGFTLLEVLVAFVILTIGMLAIFEGLILYMRMSLINLARDEAVRIVEEKLNQFRNSGIPSANGSEVVTRQLRNFSKDFFVRWTSEKISNFSSSIRIDVSWNIGGKEYTHSSVSILSRPQ; from the coding sequence GTGATAACTGCGAAGAGAAAGAGTAATGGATTTACACTTTTAGAGGTCCTTGTTGCATTTGTGATTCTCACCATCGGCATGCTTGCCATATTTGAGGGCCTCATACTTTACATGAGAATGAGTCTTATAAATCTAGCAAGGGATGAGGCTGTAAGGATAGTGGAGGAAAAGTTGAACCAATTTAGAAATTCAGGGATACCGTCTGCAAATGGAAGTGAGGTAGTAACAAGGCAGCTTAGAAACTTTTCTAAAGACTTTTTTGTGAGATGGACCTCGGAAAAGATATCGAACTTTAGCAGCTCCATAAGAATCGATGTAAGCTGGAACATAGGGGGAAAGGAATATACGCATTCTTCTGTTTCAATTCTTTCAAGGCCTCAGTGA
- a CDS encoding type II secretion system GspH family protein, with product MRKNGFSLLEILAVIAIIGILASLSAVSFRDLVLRYSIEGQIKELYSDLMNLRLNAMHRNRTCFLVISTYAYRGYEDSHPSPFGDDALDLSRDNLILPEKKVKFPFTYGTGDRILFDSRGYSDTNRTICVFSNVNPGYDCLKISRTRISMGKIKDRTRACTSDNCEEKE from the coding sequence ATGAGAAAGAACGGCTTTTCGCTACTTGAGATCCTGGCAGTTATAGCAATAATTGGGATCCTTGCGTCTTTGTCTGCAGTCAGTTTCCGGGACCTTGTATTGAGGTACTCGATTGAGGGTCAGATAAAAGAGTTATACTCGGATTTGATGAATCTAAGGCTTAATGCGATGCACCGGAATAGAACGTGTTTCCTCGTAATCTCCACTTACGCGTATAGGGGTTACGAAGATTCGCACCCCTCACCATTTGGTGACGACGCTTTAGATCTGTCCCGAGATAACCTCATCCTTCCGGAAAAGAAAGTCAAGTTTCCTTTTACGTATGGCACTGGAGATAGAATTCTTTTCGACTCCAGGGGATATTCAGACACAAACAGAACAATCTGCGTTTTTTCAAACGTTAATCCCGGTTACGACTGCCTAAAAATTTCACGCACAAGGATAAGTATGGGAAAAATAAAGGATAGAACGAGAGCGTGTACAAGTGATAACTGCGAAGAGAAAGAGTAA
- a CDS encoding PilC/PilY family type IV pilus protein encodes MRVFVLVVIFIYSIFFPSFLGSQSMIDYCQLPTSIAPPIEPNVLFVIDTSGSMAWKAYSLGDSDANGDGVLDRYDPSKTYEGYFDPKKYYRLDASGVYVETTPTGIPCTTECTRWVCRRNPIGCYIVEPMGSRGCRVNQYACCIEAKQSGDCNLYSGNYLNYALMSRMDVLRWALTGGSPDSCSNSVKSCNPEMYPDPQLSCDSFGCVMKSTDGSTKVKVPWERITGSQGGLLFQLKGLSPRPVIGAMFYNSSGVIRTVYIGDFTAAANIDAVNPYKNVITAINSEPPTGATPTAPALWDAYNYFAQRTPKYGGPHPQSGEGDKWKNPMYRCYDRNNDGNCQGHEFELVRCVKNFVVLMSDGQWNRGGYPVSSTCRIDADIETESPDPVVPAYYLHKIGFINEPTGIRSHVEAIYSVALWLGGTGELSMKNVAMYGSFDRTRTYPGGTNGFPQGVCGPVDDCCTTANCGKGSACTPIPSSSPDWDKDGDGVPDTFYSASDAIEIKLKLAEVILDILRQVSTGTAVSVLASSEGSGATLLQALYYPRKSFGDQEITWIGKMHSLWYYVDPYLELTSIREDTNRDRKLDLRQDYIVRFYYDESANETMVEKYRDIDGNGTPDGLASKDTIENILSLWEAGYRLWERDIVTSPRRIYTQIGGSLIEFSILNLSSLTPHLGVSTAQEAEKIVRFVIGEEVSGARTRRVKIGDRTSIWRLGDIVNSTPRIQSFNPINSYHLAPPLGYNDWTYYEFVTAETYKRRAVAYVGANDGMLHAFYIGNLRQDWPGRVSFEKAYLEGSELGKELWAFIPRNALPYLKYLLDEDYCHIYYVDSSPYLVEASINGNPESPKTKESWRTILIGGMGLGGATRNYGAACTECIKTPIPNIGFSSYFALDVTDPENPQFLWEFSDPELGLTTSGPAIVRQGEGTKNGRWFVIFVSGPTGPIDRNYNQFLGRSDQSLKIFILDLRTGTLLRKIDTGISSAFGGSLYNSTVDTDRHDPNSSGFYKDDAIYLGFTKCEMGSCTKGGVLRILTNESQNPADWTVSILIDNVGPVTASVAKLQDRRNGALWLYFGTGRYFYRRGAEVDDPGNPADDSTRRRIFGVREPCYLPAKNDLISGCSLSVSFSALKNQTENPSENIGTHIGWYVNLDPPTGEDLQERVITDPLATPTGTVFFTTFKPSSDICKIGGSTYLWALKYDTGGSPGFLKGKAILQVSTGEIKEVNLSTFFSEKAGRRGTAVTGMPPKGQGLTILVPPPPQRKILHIKER; translated from the coding sequence ATGAGAGTTTTCGTTCTCGTTGTTATTTTCATCTATTCGATCTTTTTTCCTTCCTTTTTGGGATCACAATCGATGATTGATTATTGCCAATTACCAACGTCAATTGCTCCTCCTATTGAGCCGAATGTCCTTTTTGTAATCGATACAAGTGGTAGTATGGCTTGGAAGGCCTATTCTTTGGGTGACAGCGATGCGAATGGTGATGGAGTGCTTGACCGTTACGATCCGTCAAAAACCTACGAGGGATATTTTGACCCAAAAAAATATTACAGGTTGGATGCGAGCGGAGTTTATGTTGAGACTACTCCTACAGGTATCCCATGCACGACCGAGTGTACGAGATGGGTTTGCAGAAGAAACCCAATAGGGTGTTATATCGTCGAGCCTATGGGTTCGCGCGGGTGTCGGGTAAATCAGTATGCCTGTTGTATAGAAGCTAAACAGTCAGGAGATTGTAATTTATATTCTGGAAACTATCTAAACTACGCGCTTATGTCTAGGATGGATGTTTTAAGATGGGCGCTTACAGGAGGATCCCCAGATAGTTGTAGTAACTCCGTAAAATCCTGTAACCCTGAGATGTATCCAGACCCTCAACTAAGTTGCGACAGTTTCGGATGCGTAATGAAAAGCACGGACGGATCAACAAAAGTAAAGGTGCCATGGGAAAGGATCACGGGTTCCCAAGGAGGACTTCTTTTCCAGCTAAAAGGTCTCTCTCCTAGACCTGTGATCGGTGCCATGTTTTACAATTCCTCAGGGGTTATACGGACCGTTTACATAGGAGATTTTACTGCGGCCGCAAATATCGATGCCGTAAATCCTTACAAGAACGTAATAACTGCCATAAATTCTGAACCACCAACTGGAGCTACACCTACCGCTCCTGCCCTTTGGGATGCCTATAACTATTTCGCGCAAAGAACTCCAAAATACGGAGGTCCCCATCCTCAGTCTGGAGAGGGCGATAAATGGAAGAATCCCATGTACAGGTGCTATGACAGAAATAACGACGGAAACTGCCAGGGTCACGAATTCGAGTTAGTCAGATGCGTAAAGAATTTTGTTGTCTTAATGTCGGACGGACAATGGAACAGGGGGGGTTATCCAGTTTCTTCGACTTGCAGAATAGATGCTGATATAGAGACAGAATCTCCCGATCCCGTTGTACCCGCGTATTACCTGCATAAGATAGGGTTTATAAATGAACCTACGGGTATAAGAAGTCACGTTGAAGCTATCTATTCTGTGGCTTTGTGGCTTGGTGGAACTGGTGAGCTTTCTATGAAAAATGTGGCTATGTACGGCTCCTTCGACAGGACAAGGACTTATCCAGGAGGAACGAACGGATTTCCTCAAGGTGTCTGCGGCCCTGTCGATGATTGCTGCACAACGGCCAACTGTGGAAAAGGTTCGGCCTGCACACCCATTCCAAGCTCATCCCCCGACTGGGATAAGGATGGAGATGGTGTACCTGATACGTTCTACAGCGCAAGTGACGCAATAGAGATAAAGCTGAAACTAGCGGAAGTAATACTCGACATATTAAGACAGGTCTCCACAGGGACTGCGGTTTCAGTTCTTGCATCGAGTGAAGGAAGTGGAGCTACCTTGCTACAGGCCCTTTACTATCCCAGAAAATCTTTTGGGGACCAGGAAATAACTTGGATTGGAAAAATGCATAGTCTCTGGTATTACGTAGATCCGTACCTTGAACTGACAAGTATAAGGGAAGATACGAATAGGGACCGAAAGCTGGATCTAAGACAGGACTATATAGTGCGGTTTTACTACGACGAGTCCGCAAACGAAACTATGGTCGAAAAATACCGGGACATCGACGGAAATGGAACGCCCGATGGCCTGGCCTCTAAAGATACGATTGAGAATATTCTTAGCCTATGGGAAGCTGGTTATAGGCTTTGGGAACGAGACATAGTTACATCTCCAAGACGGATCTATACTCAGATCGGAGGATCCCTGATCGAGTTTTCGATTTTAAATCTTTCTTCTCTTACACCACATCTTGGGGTTTCCACAGCTCAAGAGGCTGAAAAAATTGTAAGATTCGTCATTGGGGAAGAAGTCTCCGGAGCGAGAACAAGAAGAGTAAAAATAGGTGATAGAACTAGCATCTGGAGGCTTGGTGATATTGTCAATTCTACACCCAGGATCCAGTCGTTTAATCCGATAAACAGCTACCATCTTGCTCCACCTCTCGGATATAACGATTGGACTTATTATGAATTCGTAACAGCAGAAACTTACAAACGGAGGGCAGTTGCATACGTTGGGGCGAATGACGGGATGCTTCATGCGTTCTACATCGGAAATCTTAGACAGGATTGGCCAGGAAGAGTTTCCTTTGAGAAGGCTTATCTTGAGGGTTCTGAGCTTGGAAAGGAGCTATGGGCGTTTATACCGAGGAACGCTCTTCCCTATCTTAAGTACCTCTTAGATGAGGATTACTGCCACATATACTACGTTGATTCATCTCCCTACCTTGTGGAGGCAAGTATAAATGGCAATCCCGAGAGTCCAAAAACTAAAGAGAGCTGGAGAACGATTCTTATAGGGGGTATGGGTCTAGGTGGAGCCACGAGAAACTACGGTGCAGCGTGTACAGAATGCATAAAGACTCCTATTCCCAATATCGGATTTTCTTCCTACTTTGCTTTGGATGTGACGGATCCTGAAAATCCACAGTTCTTGTGGGAGTTTTCCGATCCGGAACTAGGTCTTACTACATCCGGTCCTGCAATTGTAAGACAGGGGGAAGGTACTAAGAATGGAAGATGGTTCGTGATCTTTGTATCCGGTCCAACAGGTCCAATCGATCGAAACTATAACCAGTTTCTTGGAAGATCAGACCAAAGCTTAAAAATTTTCATACTTGATCTTAGGACGGGAACGCTTTTAAGAAAGATCGATACCGGTATCTCTTCTGCCTTCGGTGGCTCTTTGTACAACTCCACTGTGGACACTGACCGTCATGATCCAAACTCTTCTGGTTTTTACAAAGATGATGCGATCTATTTAGGATTCACTAAGTGCGAGATGGGAAGCTGCACGAAAGGGGGTGTTCTTAGGATTCTCACGAATGAAAGTCAGAATCCTGCAGATTGGACAGTTTCTATTTTGATTGATAATGTGGGGCCAGTTACGGCTTCCGTTGCAAAACTGCAGGATAGGAGGAATGGAGCTCTTTGGCTCTATTTTGGAACTGGAAGGTATTTCTATAGAAGGGGAGCAGAAGTCGACGATCCGGGAAACCCGGCGGACGATTCAACAAGAAGGAGAATATTCGGGGTAAGGGAGCCGTGCTACCTACCTGCAAAAAACGATCTGATTTCTGGATGCTCTTTGAGTGTTAGTTTCTCTGCGTTAAAAAATCAGACTGAAAACCCGTCAGAAAACATAGGAACCCACATCGGCTGGTACGTAAACCTAGATCCTCCGACGGGAGAGGATCTCCAGGAAAGGGTGATTACCGATCCTTTGGCTACCCCGACGGGTACTGTCTTTTTTACGACATTTAAACCGTCTTCTGACATTTGCAAAATAGGCGGGTCTACGTATCTTTGGGCTCTGAAATACGACACAGGAGGAAGCCCGGGCTTTTTAAAAGGAAAGGCAATCCTTCAGGTCTCAACGGGTGAGATAAAAGAAGTGAACCTTTCCACCTTTTTTTCCGAAAAAGCTGGAAGAAGAGGAACAGCTGTAACTGGAATGCCACCTAAAGGACAGGGGCTTACTATCCTTGTTCCACCTCCACCACAGAGAAAGATCCTTCACATAAAAGAAAGATGA
- a CDS encoding PilW family protein: MKGTSRGFSLIEILVVMAILCIVIMMGSETFMATIKGARRETASSMTQIELTVALNYIRYDVEHAGYGLCRKFMGNIRYEEARDLEISHLNDAPSGIPRPIISDNNKGMNGSDRLVIKSVLAGTNETCTKWTYVKFGEPPKMWDDAKLRLKNNERVIVIKPGRGKERIDELVMDPNGSFFTLFKVEGLGPNFSPKTENERYIIYGVDPDTNLRMPFNRTDYFIRVPSSGMPSRCAPNTGILYKATLNHSDGRFTYLPIMDCVADFQVIFGVDLNGDGLLDSYIDDVSTYDAETLRKRIKEVRLYILTHIGKKDADYSFNQDRIYVGEFGKGRELNLPQVLGQTYRNYRWKIYSVAVQPKNLQ, encoded by the coding sequence ATGAAAGGGACATCCAGAGGTTTTAGCCTTATAGAAATTCTCGTCGTTATGGCTATCCTTTGTATAGTGATAATGATGGGTTCAGAGACATTTATGGCGACGATTAAAGGAGCGAGAAGAGAAACAGCAAGCTCAATGACGCAGATAGAATTAACGGTTGCCCTAAATTATATCCGTTACGATGTCGAACACGCAGGATATGGCCTCTGCAGGAAATTTATGGGGAATATACGGTATGAAGAAGCCCGTGATTTAGAGATTTCACACCTCAATGATGCGCCGTCCGGAATTCCGCGACCAATCATTTCGGATAATAACAAGGGCATGAACGGATCGGATAGACTAGTGATAAAATCTGTTCTTGCCGGAACGAATGAAACCTGCACGAAGTGGACCTACGTGAAGTTCGGAGAGCCTCCGAAGATGTGGGACGATGCCAAACTGAGATTAAAAAATAACGAGAGGGTGATTGTTATAAAACCAGGAAGAGGGAAGGAACGTATAGATGAACTCGTTATGGACCCAAATGGTTCGTTTTTTACTTTATTTAAGGTAGAAGGTCTTGGTCCTAATTTTTCACCTAAGACGGAAAACGAGAGGTACATCATATACGGGGTTGATCCGGACACGAATTTGAGAATGCCTTTTAACAGGACAGACTATTTTATAAGAGTTCCTTCTTCGGGAATGCCATCTCGATGTGCTCCTAATACGGGTATCCTCTATAAAGCGACATTGAATCACAGCGACGGCAGATTTACCTACTTGCCTATTATGGACTGTGTGGCTGATTTTCAGGTAATTTTCGGTGTTGACCTAAATGGGGATGGACTTCTCGACTCCTACATTGACGATGTCTCAACTTATGATGCCGAGACTTTAAGAAAGAGAATAAAGGAGGTTCGCCTCTACATCCTCACCCACATTGGAAAAAAAGATGCGGACTACAGTTTCAATCAAGATAGAATCTATGTCGGAGAATTTGGAAAAGGTCGGGAGCTTAATTTGCCACAGGTTCTGGGTCAAACTTACAGAAATTACCGATGGAAGATTTACTCGGTGGCTGTACAACCGAAGAATCTACAATGA
- a CDS encoding alanine--glyoxylate aminotransferase family protein, producing the protein MLKRYLLAPGPTTIPPEVLLKMAEPILHHRNPLFEAVLEEVRENLKYLFGTKNEVLIFASSGTGAMESAVTNVLSPGDKAICIRGGKFGERWANICKAYGVETINIDVPWGEDLDPEEVERTLKKHPDAKAIYTQATETSTGVKFPIKEIADIVKNYPDTLMVVDGITGVGVFELPQDAWNIDVLVAGSQKALMLPPGLSFCGVSDKAWEFNKKSKLPKFYFNWQKELENLKKNQTNFTPAISLIMGLRESLRMIRTEGLENIYRRIDILARATREGAKALGLKIFAKTPSPAVTAICAPDGIDGQEIYKTMWKKYGVTGAGGQDQLKGKVFRIATLGYADKYDVITAISALEFTLRDLGYKFELGKGVSAALEVLKEL; encoded by the coding sequence ATGTTGAAAAGATATCTTTTAGCCCCCGGGCCAACCACAATACCGCCAGAAGTCTTACTTAAAATGGCGGAGCCAATCCTTCACCATAGAAATCCTCTTTTTGAGGCGGTTCTCGAAGAAGTCAGGGAAAATCTTAAATATCTTTTCGGTACAAAGAATGAGGTTCTCATATTTGCGTCTTCCGGTACTGGCGCAATGGAAAGTGCGGTAACGAACGTTCTTTCACCTGGAGACAAAGCGATCTGTATAAGGGGAGGAAAGTTTGGAGAAAGATGGGCTAATATTTGTAAGGCTTACGGGGTTGAGACCATAAATATCGATGTTCCATGGGGAGAAGATCTGGACCCTGAGGAAGTTGAACGTACATTGAAGAAGCATCCTGATGCAAAAGCTATATACACCCAGGCAACAGAGACTTCAACCGGGGTCAAATTCCCCATAAAAGAGATTGCTGACATTGTAAAGAACTATCCGGATACCCTTATGGTTGTAGACGGGATAACTGGTGTTGGAGTCTTTGAACTTCCTCAGGATGCATGGAACATTGACGTACTAGTTGCGGGATCTCAGAAGGCGTTGATGTTACCACCAGGGCTCTCTTTTTGTGGCGTAAGTGACAAGGCTTGGGAATTTAATAAAAAGTCGAAACTTCCAAAGTTTTACTTTAATTGGCAGAAAGAACTAGAAAATCTAAAAAAGAATCAGACGAATTTTACTCCCGCAATTTCTCTCATCATGGGTCTTAGGGAATCTTTAAGAATGATAAGGACCGAAGGCTTGGAAAACATCTACCGAAGAATCGATATCCTAGCAAGAGCAACAAGGGAAGGGGCCAAGGCCCTCGGCCTAAAGATTTTTGCGAAAACTCCAAGTCCCGCAGTTACCGCGATCTGCGCTCCGGACGGGATCGACGGTCAGGAGATTTATAAAACGATGTGGAAAAAGTACGGGGTAACAGGTGCGGGAGGTCAAGATCAACTGAAAGGAAAAGTTTTCCGGATAGCCACCCTCGGATACGCTGACAAGTACGATGTGATAACAGCCATCTCCGCTTTGGAATTCACTCTCAGAGATTTAGGGTACAAGTTCGAACTTGGTAAGGGTGTATCTGCCGCACTGGAGGTTCTAAAGGAACTTTAG
- a CDS encoding UDP-glucose/GDP-mannose dehydrogenase family protein has product MRLSIIGAGYVGLVTGACFAETGNDVVIMDIDTEKIKILKEGLVPIYEPQLEELIKNNLAQERLRFTEDIKEAIDHGLIIFIAVSTPQDKDGSADLRFVEEVAHNIGRFMEKYRIIVVKSTVPVGTCYKVKAIIESELKKRDLDIPFDIASNPEFLKEGSAVEDCMKPERIVIGVENTRVEEILKELYSPFVRTGAPIITMDIKSSEMTKYAANCMLATRISFMNQIANICERLGCDVMMVMRGIGSDSRIGPKFLFPGVGFGGSCFPKDVRALIRSSLEAGYRPTILEQVIEVNEMQRRIFVEKIKNFYGGDIKGKKFAVWGLSFKPNTDDIRNAPSLFIVKALTQDGAICSCYDPKALKNAKEFFKDNGNVTFGNNQYEVLAGADALILVTEWLSFREPDFERMKALMKAPVIFDGRNQYNPLTMKKLGFRYISIGRQDV; this is encoded by the coding sequence ATGAGGCTTTCTATTATAGGGGCAGGATACGTTGGACTAGTAACAGGTGCGTGTTTTGCCGAAACGGGGAATGACGTTGTTATAATGGACATAGATACGGAAAAGATAAAGATTTTAAAGGAAGGGCTTGTCCCTATATACGAGCCACAACTAGAAGAGCTTATAAAGAATAATCTGGCTCAGGAAAGGCTTCGCTTCACAGAAGATATAAAAGAGGCAATCGATCACGGTCTTATAATATTCATCGCTGTGAGTACTCCACAGGATAAAGATGGATCGGCAGATCTACGATTTGTGGAAGAAGTAGCTCATAATATAGGTAGATTCATGGAAAAATACAGAATAATAGTTGTGAAGTCTACAGTTCCTGTTGGTACTTGTTATAAGGTTAAAGCCATTATCGAGTCCGAGCTAAAAAAGAGGGATCTCGACATACCTTTCGATATAGCTTCTAATCCTGAATTTCTAAAGGAAGGTTCCGCCGTAGAAGATTGTATGAAACCGGAAAGGATAGTTATAGGTGTCGAAAACACAAGAGTTGAGGAGATTTTAAAAGAACTTTACTCTCCTTTTGTTAGAACTGGAGCGCCAATTATAACTATGGATATAAAGTCAAGCGAAATGACAAAATACGCCGCAAACTGTATGCTGGCGACAAGGATCTCCTTTATGAACCAGATAGCCAACATCTGCGAAAGGCTCGGTTGTGATGTGATGATGGTGATGAGGGGGATCGGAAGTGACTCGAGAATAGGTCCAAAGTTTCTGTTTCCCGGGGTTGGTTTCGGTGGATCTTGCTTTCCAAAGGATGTGAGGGCACTTATTAGATCCTCATTGGAGGCTGGATATAGACCAACCATTCTGGAACAGGTAATAGAGGTAAATGAGATGCAAAGGAGAATCTTTGTGGAAAAGATAAAAAATTTTTACGGTGGAGATATAAAGGGAAAAAAATTTGCGGTCTGGGGACTTTCCTTTAAGCCCAATACCGACGACATAAGAAATGCTCCTTCCCTTTTCATCGTTAAAGCCTTAACCCAGGATGGCGCGATTTGTTCGTGCTATGACCCAAAGGCTTTAAAAAACGCAAAAGAGTTTTTTAAGGACAATGGCAACGTGACTTTTGGAAACAACCAGTACGAAGTCTTAGCCGGCGCGGACGCTCTGATTTTAGTTACCGAATGGCTCTCTTTCAGAGAACCTGATTTCGAGAGGATGAAGGCTCTTATGAAGGCTCCTGTGATATTCGATGGAAGAAACCAGTATAACCCTTTGACTATGAAGAAACTCGGTTTCCGCTACATCTCTATTGGGAGGCAGGATGTATAA